ATCGCACTACGCTCAATGATCTTGCGTGGTGTCTCGAAAATCTCGATACGGTTCCGGTTGTCACCGTACCTCCCGACATAGCCCGCGATGCGAAAATCGCTCTCGAGAGAATGCTCGAGATTCAGGGATAAGCCAGGTCAGAATTAGAAGGTTTATCTGATGGGACTGCTGACCTCTTCTATCACCGACGTTCCTGAGTCCCCGGAGAGTATCTCCCACGTTTCATGAAGTCGGTAGCGGCCGTCGGGCAGTATTTCCGGCGTTGAGATGCATGTGCCGGAGACGAACTTGCCTTCGGTGTTCAGATACTGCCATACCATGTCGAGGCGACCG
This genomic window from Candidatus Zixiibacteriota bacterium contains:
- a CDS encoding n-acetylglutamate synthase, producing the protein MTDFNLDNRIFVGVENYDDGDLTGDTLFHYHQEGSTVWGTCEGGGVLFGTLVAKMLDDGRLDMVWQYLNTEGKFVSGTCISTPEILPDGRYRLHETWEILSGDSGTSVIEEVSSPIR